In Lycium ferocissimum isolate CSIRO_LF1 chromosome 11, AGI_CSIRO_Lferr_CH_V1, whole genome shotgun sequence, a single genomic region encodes these proteins:
- the LOC132036930 gene encoding 36.4 kDa proline-rich protein-like, whose amino-acid sequence MEKFNLARVLLLLLQLGTLLIAHACPYCPYPPSTPKHPKLPPKVKPPSTHPKHPPHAKPPSTHPKTPPHAKPPSTPKHPKNPPHVKPPSTPKHPKNPPYVKPPSAPKHPKNPPHMQPPSTPKHPKYPPQKPCPPPSHAPPYVPRPPTVHPPPTVSPPSVPKPPKTPPVVSPPIVYPPVTPKPPAPTPPTTPKPPSPTPPVVSPPIVYPPVTPKPPAPTPPTTPKPPSPTPPVVSPPIVYPPVTPKPPTPTPPVVSPPVTPKPPSPTPPIVSPPYVPSPPVVTPPTVPTPPTPCPPPATVPSPPAQQTCPIDALKLGACVDVLGGLIHIGIGGNPKQTCCPLLQGLVDLDAAICLCTTIKLKLLNINVILPIALQVLVDDCGKYPPKGFQCPSS is encoded by the coding sequence ATGGAGAAGTTTAATCTTGCTAGAGTCTTATTGTTGCTTCTCCAGCTTGGAACTTTGCTCATTGCCCATGCATGTCCTTATTGCCCTTATCCTCCTTCCACCCCAAAGCACCCAAAATTGCCTCCTAAGGTAAAACCACCTTCTACCCACCCTAAACATCCCCCACATGCAAAACCTCCTTCTACCCACCCTAAAACTCCCCCACATGCAAAACCACCTTCCACCCCTAAACACCCTAAAAATCCACCACATGTAAAACCACCTTCTACTCCCAAACACCCTAAAAACCCCCCATATGTGAAGCCACCTTCCGCCCCTAAGCACCCCAAAAACCCTCCACATATGCAACCACCTTCAACCCCTAAACACCCTAAATACCCCCCGCAAAAACCATGTCCTCCACCATCTCATGCCCCTCCATATGTCCCAAGACCTCCCACAGTACATCCACCTCCCACTGTCTCTCCACCTTCTGTCCCTAAACCACCAAAAACACCACCTGTTGTTTCACCCCCTATTGTTTATCCACCGGTCACTCCAAAACCACCAGCACCAACACCACCAACGACTCCAAAACCACCATCACCAACACCACCTGTTGTTTCACCCCCTATTGTTTATCCACCGGTCACTCCAAAACCACCGGCACCAACACCACCAACGACTCCAAAACCACCATCACCAACACCACCTGTTGTTTCACCTCCTATTGTTTATCCACCGGTCACTCCAAAGccaccaacaccaacaccacCTGTTGTTTCACCACCAGTCACACCAAAACCACCATCACCAACACCACCTATTGTTTCTCCACCTTACGTGCCAAGTCCTCCGGTTGTCACTCCACCCACAGTTCCAACACCCCCTACACCATGCCCGCCACCTGCAACTGTACCATCTCCACCAGCACAGCAAACTTGCCCCATTGATGCTCTCAAGTTAGGTGCTTGTGTCGACGTGTTAGGGGGATTGATCCACATTGGAATCGGTGGCAATCCTAAGCAAACATGTTGTCCACTTCTTCAAGGACTTGTAGACTTGGATGCAGCCATTTGTCTTTGCACAACCATTAAGCTCAAGCTCCTAAACATAAATGTCATTCTTCCCATTGCCCTTCAAGTTCTTGTTGATGACTGTGGCAAGTATCCACCCAAAGGCTTCCAGTGTCCTTCATCCTAA